The Pseudanabaena sp. FACHB-2040 genome includes a window with the following:
- a CDS encoding PepSY domain-containing protein, translating into MAKSLSADVAVSSPANRLYQAVWRWHFYAGLWVIPFMLILAITGIIYLFKPQLDTVMYRNLMFVQPTPAAVTYTEQMKAVQRAYPEAAVTQVIPPVADNRSTEIQIATPDERNLMVFVNPYTGQILGARDEDHNLQAIARTLHGELMIGRWGDYLVELAACWALVLLISGLYLWLPRQRFSVWGTLIPRLWSQNRRIFWRDLHAVPGVYGTLLIAFLILTGLPWSGFWGESFANVWGRFPAQMWDEVPQSTVLTQQLNYLGEQVVPWAVEKLPMPQSVLLVHTHSGDLPAIAPTPISLDEIVTIAKANAAPSGYSISLPGGETGVYTVSASPNDPTQEVTLHIDQYSGQLLANVSWQDYGLVPKAVEMGIAIHMGKYFGLANQLLMLLACLILIGLSISGAILWWQRRPSGRLGAPPFPTDGNQWKVPLVIAAVLGIAFPLVGLSLVAVLLLDYLVIARIPTLQRLLN; encoded by the coding sequence ATGGCCAAATCCTTATCCGCTGACGTGGCAGTATCAAGTCCAGCCAATCGTCTCTATCAGGCAGTTTGGCGCTGGCATTTCTATGCCGGTCTGTGGGTCATTCCCTTCATGCTGATCCTGGCAATTACCGGGATTATTTATCTGTTTAAGCCTCAGCTCGATACTGTGATGTATCGCAATCTCATGTTTGTGCAGCCAACACCTGCAGCGGTCACCTACACCGAGCAGATGAAGGCGGTGCAGCGGGCCTATCCAGAGGCAGCAGTGACCCAGGTAATTCCCCCCGTTGCCGACAACCGCAGCACAGAGATTCAGATTGCCACTCCCGACGAGCGCAATCTGATGGTGTTTGTGAACCCCTACACAGGGCAAATCTTGGGAGCGCGCGACGAGGACCACAACCTTCAGGCCATCGCTCGCACCCTGCACGGTGAACTGATGATCGGCCGCTGGGGCGATTATTTGGTTGAGTTGGCGGCCTGTTGGGCGCTGGTCTTGCTGATCAGCGGTCTCTACCTATGGCTGCCTCGCCAGCGCTTTAGCGTCTGGGGCACGTTAATTCCCAGGCTTTGGAGCCAGAACAGACGCATCTTCTGGCGAGACCTACACGCAGTTCCTGGGGTCTACGGCACACTGCTGATTGCCTTTTTGATCTTGACGGGGTTGCCTTGGTCAGGCTTTTGGGGTGAGAGCTTTGCCAATGTCTGGGGCCGCTTTCCGGCGCAAATGTGGGATGAGGTGCCGCAATCTACCGTGCTAACCCAGCAACTCAACTACCTTGGCGAACAGGTTGTGCCCTGGGCGGTGGAAAAGCTGCCTATGCCCCAATCGGTGCTGCTGGTGCATACGCACAGTGGAGACTTGCCTGCGATCGCACCTACCCCCATCAGCCTTGATGAGATTGTGACAATTGCCAAGGCCAATGCCGCTCCATCGGGTTACAGCATCAGCCTACCAGGGGGCGAAACCGGAGTTTACACCGTATCGGCCTCTCCCAACGACCCGACGCAAGAAGTCACCCTGCACATTGACCAGTACAGTGGCCAGCTGCTAGCAAATGTGAGCTGGCAAGACTATGGGCTAGTCCCCAAAGCTGTAGAGATGGGAATTGCTATCCACATGGGCAAGTACTTTGGGCTGGCAAACCAGCTCCTCATGCTGCTAGCCTGCCTAATTTTGATCGGGCTAAGCATCAGCGGTGCGATCTTGTGGTGGCAGCGCCGCCCGTCGGGTCGATTAGGCGCGCCCCCCTTTCCTACTGACGGCAACCAGTGGAAGGTGCCACTTGTGATCGCAGCGGTGTTAGGTATTGCTTTTCCTTTAGTCGGTCTGTCACTGGTAGCAGTCCTGCTGCTGGACTATCTAGTCATTGCTCGCATTCCCACCCTCCAGCGCCTGTTAAACTAG
- the fba gene encoding class II fructose-bisphosphate aldolase (catalyzes the reversible aldol condensation of dihydroxyacetonephosphate and glyceraldehyde 3-phosphate in the Calvin cycle, glycolysis, and/or gluconeogenesis), producing MALVPMRLMLDHAAENGYGIPAFNVNNMEQIQAIMQAAHETDSPVILQASRGARKYAGENFLRHLILAAVETYPHIPIAMHQDHGNEPATCYSAIKNGFTSVMMDGSLEADAKSPASYEYNVEVTKEVVKVAHALGVSVEGELGCLGSLETGMGEAEDGHGFEGKLSQDQLLTDPDQAVDFVLATQVDALAVAIGTSHGAYKFTRKPTGEILAISRIEEIHNRLPNTHLVMHGSSSVPEDLIAVINQYGGTIPETYGVPVEEIQKGIKRGVRKVNIDTDNRLAITAAVREALAANTKEFDPRHFLKPSIKYMQKVCADRYQEFWTAGNASKIKQESCEIYAAKYSKGELDATAAKSPATV from the coding sequence ATGGCACTTGTTCCAATGCGGCTCATGCTGGATCATGCGGCTGAAAACGGTTACGGCATCCCTGCCTTTAACGTAAACAACATGGAGCAGATCCAAGCGATCATGCAGGCTGCCCATGAGACTGATAGCCCCGTGATTCTGCAGGCTTCTCGCGGTGCTCGTAAGTATGCTGGTGAAAACTTCCTCCGTCACCTGATTCTGGCTGCGGTGGAAACCTACCCCCACATCCCCATTGCGATGCACCAGGATCATGGCAACGAGCCTGCGACCTGCTACTCCGCCATCAAGAACGGCTTTACTAGCGTCATGATGGACGGTTCTCTCGAAGCAGATGCCAAGTCTCCTGCCAGCTACGAATACAACGTTGAAGTCACCAAAGAAGTGGTGAAAGTGGCTCATGCTCTGGGCGTGAGCGTAGAAGGCGAACTGGGCTGCCTGGGCTCTCTCGAAACTGGTATGGGCGAAGCCGAAGATGGCCACGGTTTTGAAGGCAAGCTGTCTCAAGACCAGCTGCTGACTGACCCTGACCAAGCTGTTGACTTTGTGCTGGCTACTCAGGTAGACGCGTTGGCCGTTGCCATCGGCACCAGCCATGGAGCCTACAAATTCACCCGCAAGCCGACCGGTGAGATTTTGGCGATCAGCCGCATCGAAGAAATTCACAACCGGTTGCCCAACACCCACCTGGTGATGCACGGGTCTTCTTCTGTACCTGAAGATTTGATTGCCGTGATCAACCAGTACGGTGGCACCATCCCCGAAACCTACGGTGTACCTGTAGAAGAGATCCAGAAGGGTATTAAGCGCGGTGTTCGCAAAGTTAATATCGACACCGACAACCGTCTGGCGATCACTGCTGCTGTGCGTGAAGCTCTGGCTGCCAACACTAAGGAATTTGATCCCCGTCACTTCCTTAAGCCTTCTATTAAGTACATGCAGAAGGTGTGTGCTGACCGCTATCAAGAGTTCTGGACTGCTGGTAATGCTAGCAAGATCAAGCAAGAGTCTTGCGAGATCTACGCAGCTAAGTACAGCAAGGGTGAACTCGACGCTACGGCTGCTAAGTCTCCTGCAACTGTTTAA